A window from Peromyscus eremicus chromosome 1, PerEre_H2_v1, whole genome shotgun sequence encodes these proteins:
- the Art5 gene encoding ecto-ADP-ribosyltransferase 5 isoform X1, which yields MILEDLLMVLSCLGLHTLWKVQAVPILPLSLVPDTFDDAYVGCSEEMEEKAGLLLKEEMARHALLRESWEAAREAWEHRRHTLTLPPGFKAQHGIAIMVYTNSSNTLYWELNQAVRTGGGSRELYMRHFPFKALHFYLTRALQLLRGTRGCYREDGEVVFRGVGSLHFEPKRLGDSVRLGQFASSSLDETVARGFGNATFFNLRTCFGALIQALSVFPEEREVLIPPHEVFLVTGFFQHGAQSIVTLWSYNQTCSHFNCAYLGGEKRHGCVSSTAGGQPESSSTEALALQSGKTLLLAPGELQLSRTGP from the exons ATGATTCTGGAGGATCTGCTGATGGTCCTCAGTTGCCTCGGCCTGCACACCCTTTGGAAG GTCCAAGCTGTTCCGATCCTGCCCCTGAGCCTGGTTCCAGACACCTTCGATGATGCCTACGTGGGTTGCTccgaggagatggaggagaaagcAGGCCTGCTGCTAAAGGAGGAGATGGCCCGCCATGCCCTGCTCCGGGAATCCTGGGAAGCAGCCCGAGAGGCCTGGGAACACCGGCGGCACACGCTCACTCTACCTCCTGGCTTCAAAGCCCAGCACGGAATAGCTATTATGGTGTACACCAACTCATCCAACACCTTGTACTGGGAGCTGAACCAGGCTGTGCGGACAGGGGGCGGCTCCCGGGAGCTCTACATGAGGCACTTCCCCTTCAAGGCCCTGCATTTCTACCTGACCCGGGCCCTGCAGCTGCTTCGGGGCACCCGAGGCTGCTATAGGGAAGATGGGGAGGTGGTGTTCCGAGGCGTGGGCAGCCTTCACTTTGAACCCAAGAGGCTAGGGGACTCTGTCCGGTTAGGACAGTTTGCCTCCAGCTCTCTGGATGAAACAGTGGCTCGTGGGTTTGGTAATGCCACTTTCTTCAATCTAAGGACTTGTTTTGGGGCTCTTATCCAGGCTTTGTCTGTCTTCCCTGAGGAGCGTGAGGTGCTGATCCCCCCACATGAAGTCTTCTTGGTCACTGGGTTCTTCCAGCATGGAGCCCAGAGCATAGTAACTCTCTGGAGTTATAACCAGACCTGCAGCCACTTTAACTGCGCCTATTTGGGTG GGGAGAAGAGGCATGGCTGTGTGTCCTCAACAG CAGGAGGGCAGCCAGAGTCATCCTCCACAGAGGCCTTGGCTCTGCAATCAGGGAAGACGCTGCTCTTGGCCCCTGGGGAGTTGCAGCTCTCGAGAACTGGACCCTGA
- the Art5 gene encoding ecto-ADP-ribosyltransferase 5 isoform X2 — translation MILEDLLMVLSCLGLHTLWKVQAVPILPLSLVPDTFDDAYVGCSEEMEEKAGLLLKEEMARHALLRESWEAAREAWEHRRHTLTLPPGFKAQHGIAIMVYTNSSNTLYWELNQAVRTGGGSRELYMRHFPFKALHFYLTRALQLLRGTRGCYREDGEVVFRGVGSLHFEPKRLGDSVRLGQFASSSLDETVARGFGNATFFNLRTCFGALIQALSVFPEEREVLIPPHEVFLVTGFFQHGAQSIVTLWSYNQTCSHFNCAYLGGEKRHGCVSSTGGQPESSSTEALALQSGKTLLLAPGELQLSRTGP, via the exons ATGATTCTGGAGGATCTGCTGATGGTCCTCAGTTGCCTCGGCCTGCACACCCTTTGGAAG GTCCAAGCTGTTCCGATCCTGCCCCTGAGCCTGGTTCCAGACACCTTCGATGATGCCTACGTGGGTTGCTccgaggagatggaggagaaagcAGGCCTGCTGCTAAAGGAGGAGATGGCCCGCCATGCCCTGCTCCGGGAATCCTGGGAAGCAGCCCGAGAGGCCTGGGAACACCGGCGGCACACGCTCACTCTACCTCCTGGCTTCAAAGCCCAGCACGGAATAGCTATTATGGTGTACACCAACTCATCCAACACCTTGTACTGGGAGCTGAACCAGGCTGTGCGGACAGGGGGCGGCTCCCGGGAGCTCTACATGAGGCACTTCCCCTTCAAGGCCCTGCATTTCTACCTGACCCGGGCCCTGCAGCTGCTTCGGGGCACCCGAGGCTGCTATAGGGAAGATGGGGAGGTGGTGTTCCGAGGCGTGGGCAGCCTTCACTTTGAACCCAAGAGGCTAGGGGACTCTGTCCGGTTAGGACAGTTTGCCTCCAGCTCTCTGGATGAAACAGTGGCTCGTGGGTTTGGTAATGCCACTTTCTTCAATCTAAGGACTTGTTTTGGGGCTCTTATCCAGGCTTTGTCTGTCTTCCCTGAGGAGCGTGAGGTGCTGATCCCCCCACATGAAGTCTTCTTGGTCACTGGGTTCTTCCAGCATGGAGCCCAGAGCATAGTAACTCTCTGGAGTTATAACCAGACCTGCAGCCACTTTAACTGCGCCTATTTGGGTG GGGAGAAGAGGCATGGCTGTGTGTCCTCAACAG GAGGGCAGCCAGAGTCATCCTCCACAGAGGCCTTGGCTCTGCAATCAGGGAAGACGCTGCTCTTGGCCCCTGGGGAGTTGCAGCTCTCGAGAACTGGACCCTGA